A window of Argopecten irradians isolate NY chromosome 1, Ai_NY, whole genome shotgun sequence contains these coding sequences:
- the LOC138306732 gene encoding sulfotransferase 1B1-like isoform X1: protein MELAEFVDDIPSNKCSYKRFQGRPFHRIVPGNVRDHLQKFSDLQCRSDDVILCTFPKSGSHWMYNTIQMLRTGTLTYSGTPFVADFEDLGWVETMETPRTFLTHLTFPLIPSDAKSGVPKIIFLSRNPKDVLVSYFHFIDSMINTGFEGDFSFFMKFFLSEEFFSSGASWFTYMKEWADGIKEYPEMRILSLTYEDFKKDTFGCIKTLDDFLVVNRSVAFLQDVEKHIAFENLKNDHSKITDQSARWTVVDKYGKVPIYRKGRVGDWKRKFTVAQNECFNATYRQKMAGYHLDFDYE from the exons ATGGAGTTAGCAGAGTTCGTTGATGACATTCCATCAAACAAGTGCAGTTATAAACGGTTCCAGGGACGACCATTTCATAGAATTGTCCCAGGTAATGTCCGGGATCATCTACAGAAGTTCTCGGATTTACAGTGTCGGAGCGATGACgttatactatgtacatttcCGAAGTCTG GTTCCCACTGGATGTATAACACCATACAGATGTTAAGAACCGGGACTCTGACCTACTCAGGGACACCATTTGTAGCTGACTTTGAGGACCTGGGCTGGGTGGAAACCATGGAGACTCCCAGGACCTTCCTAACACATCTCACCTTTCCATTGATTCCCTCAGACGCCAAGAGCGGAGTTCCGAAAATTATCTTTCTCTCCAGAAACCCCAAAGATGTGCTGGTGTCTTACTTCCACTTCATTGACAGCATGATCAACACTGGATTTGAAGGAGACTTTAGCTTCTTTATGAAATTCTTTCTTTCTGAGGAAT TTTTCTCATCGGGCGCCTCCTGGTTCACGTACATGAAAGAGTGGGCAGATGGAATAAAGGAATATCCGGAAATGCGGATCCTCTCACTTACATATGAGGATTTCAAAAAG GACACTTTCGGCTGCATCAAAACGCTGGATGACTTCCTTGTTGTAAACCGATCGGTGGCGTTTCTACAGGACGTAGAGAAACACATCGCCTTTGAAAACCTGAAGAATGATCATTCCAAGATAACAGATCAAAGTGCTAGGTGGACAGTTGTCGATAAATACGGCAAAGTACCCATATACAGAAAAG GTAGAGTTGGTGATTGGAAGCGCAAGTTTACTGTAGCACAGAATGAGTGTTTCAACGCCACCTACCGACAgaaaatggcgggatatcacTTGGATTTTGATTATGAGTGA
- the LOC138306732 gene encoding sulfotransferase 1B1-like isoform X2, with protein sequence MELAEFVDDIPSNKCSYKRFQGRPFHRIVPGSHWMYNTIQMLRTGTLTYSGTPFVADFEDLGWVETMETPRTFLTHLTFPLIPSDAKSGVPKIIFLSRNPKDVLVSYFHFIDSMINTGFEGDFSFFMKFFLSEEFFSSGASWFTYMKEWADGIKEYPEMRILSLTYEDFKKDTFGCIKTLDDFLVVNRSVAFLQDVEKHIAFENLKNDHSKITDQSARWTVVDKYGKVPIYRKGRVGDWKRKFTVAQNECFNATYRQKMAGYHLDFDYE encoded by the exons ATGGAGTTAGCAGAGTTCGTTGATGACATTCCATCAAACAAGTGCAGTTATAAACGGTTCCAGGGACGACCATTTCATAGAATTGTCCCAG GTTCCCACTGGATGTATAACACCATACAGATGTTAAGAACCGGGACTCTGACCTACTCAGGGACACCATTTGTAGCTGACTTTGAGGACCTGGGCTGGGTGGAAACCATGGAGACTCCCAGGACCTTCCTAACACATCTCACCTTTCCATTGATTCCCTCAGACGCCAAGAGCGGAGTTCCGAAAATTATCTTTCTCTCCAGAAACCCCAAAGATGTGCTGGTGTCTTACTTCCACTTCATTGACAGCATGATCAACACTGGATTTGAAGGAGACTTTAGCTTCTTTATGAAATTCTTTCTTTCTGAGGAAT TTTTCTCATCGGGCGCCTCCTGGTTCACGTACATGAAAGAGTGGGCAGATGGAATAAAGGAATATCCGGAAATGCGGATCCTCTCACTTACATATGAGGATTTCAAAAAG GACACTTTCGGCTGCATCAAAACGCTGGATGACTTCCTTGTTGTAAACCGATCGGTGGCGTTTCTACAGGACGTAGAGAAACACATCGCCTTTGAAAACCTGAAGAATGATCATTCCAAGATAACAGATCAAAGTGCTAGGTGGACAGTTGTCGATAAATACGGCAAAGTACCCATATACAGAAAAG GTAGAGTTGGTGATTGGAAGCGCAAGTTTACTGTAGCACAGAATGAGTGTTTCAACGCCACCTACCGACAgaaaatggcgggatatcacTTGGATTTTGATTATGAGTGA
- the LOC138310823 gene encoding cleavage stimulation factor subunit 2 tau variant-like, producing MDGIGIIGIGMEGIGMDGTGMDGTGMDGTGMDGTGMDGVGMDSIGMESTGMDCIGMDGIGMEGIGMDGFDMDGIVIDSIAINGIAMDSIGMYGTGMDGFRHGWYRQGRFWHTWSRHGRSRHGRCSTWMVSA from the coding sequence ATGGATGGTATCGGCATTATTGGTATTGGCATGGAAGGTATCGGCATGGACGGTACGGGCATGGACGGTACGGGCATGGACGGTACGGGCATGGACGGTACGGGCATGGACGGTGTCGGCATGGACAGTATCGGCATGGAAAGTACCGGCATGGATTGTATCGGCATGGATGGTATCGGTATGGAAGGTATCGGCATGGATGGTTTCGACATGGATGGTATCGTCATTGACAGTATCGCCATTAACGGTATCGCCATGGACAGTATCGGTATGTACGGTACCGGTATGGATGGTTTTCGGCATGGATGGTATCGGCAAGGACGGTTTTGGCATACATGGTCTCGGCATGGACGGTCTCGGCATGGACGATGTTCAACATGGATGGTATCGGCATAG